One region of Vitis vinifera cultivar Pinot Noir 40024 chromosome 1, ASM3070453v1 genomic DNA includes:
- the LOC100266135 gene encoding pentatricopeptide repeat-containing protein At4g01570, giving the protein MRHGRTLSSSAAAGAGVKLGDMLLVASISKTLSERGTRSPDLESIPISESLVVQILGRNSIDVFRKVEFFRWCSFRHNYKHSVGAYSHIFRIVCRAGAEFLDQVPLLMSSMKDDGVVVGQETFKLLLDSLIRAGKFDSALEILDHIEELGTGLNSYVYDSVLVALIRKNQLGLALPLFFKLLGGDEGQGGVPVPESNACNQLLVALRKADMKIEFRNVFEKLRAKKDFDLDTQGYNICIHAFGCWGDLGTALNLFKEMKDKSLNSSSFGPDLCTYNSLIRVLCLVGKVKDALIVWEELKGSGHEPDAFTYRILIQGCSKSYRMDDAMRIFNEMQYNGFCPDTIVYNTLLDGLFKARKVMEACQVFEKMVEDGVRASCWTHNIVICGLFRNGRAAAGYTLFCDLKKKGKFVDGITYSIVVLQLCREGQLEEALQLVEEMEARGFVVDLVTITSLLIGFHKQGRWDWTERLMKHIRDGNLVPNVLNWKANMEAYMKAPQSRRKDYTPMFPSEGNLSEIMSLISSADTEMDGSPGSEEDVAQHEDQWSSSPYMDQLASQLKSIDVSSQLLSLSRGQRVQAKGIDSFDIDMVNTYLSIFLAKGKLSLACKLFEIFSNMGVDPVIYTYNSMMTAFVKKGYFNEAWGVFHEMGEKVCPPDIATYNVIIQGLGKMGRADLASAVLDMLMKQGGYLDIVMYNTLINALGKAGRIDEATKLFEQMRSSGINPDVVTFNTLIEIHAKAGQLKAAYKFLKLMLDAGCSPNHVTDTTLDFLGKEIEKLRYKKASIIRTSKDDSS; this is encoded by the coding sequence ATGCGCCACGGAAGAACACTTTCTTCTTCGGCGGCTGCTGGTGCGGGTGTTAAACTTGGAGATATGCTTTTAGTGGCCTCCATTTCGAAAACACTATCTGAGCGCGGGACTCGGAGCCCTGACCTCGAGTCCATTCCAATATCGGAGTCTCTTGTTGTGCAAATTCTTGGGAGAAATTCGATTGATGTCTTCAGGAAGGTGGAGTTTTTCAGGTGGTGTTCTTTCAGGCATAATTACAAACATTCGGTGGGCGCTTACTCTCACATTTTCCGAATTGTGTGCAGAGCCGGAGCTGAGTTTCTGGACCAAGTCCCGCTCCTGATGAGCTCCATGAAGGATGATGGAGTGGTTGTTGGCCAGGAAACCTTCAAACTCCTGCTTGATTCTCTTATTCGGGCGGGTAAATTTGATTCGGCACTTGAAATTCTTGATCACATAGAGGAATTGGGGACTGGCCTGAACTCCTATGTGTATGACTCTGTTCTTGTTGCTTTAATTAGAAAAAACCAATTGGGTTTGGCCTTGCCCCTCTTTTTCAAGCTATTGGGTGGTGATGAAGGGCAGGGAGGTGTCCCGGTTCCTGAATCCAATGCCTGTAATCAGTTGTTGGTTGCTCTGAGAAAAGCAGACATGAAAATTGAGTTCAGAAATGTGTTTGAAAAATTGAGAGCAAAGAAGGATTTTGACTTGGATACACAGGGTTACAACATATGCATACATGCATTTGGGTGTTGGGGTGATCTGGGTACTGCTCTGAACCTCTTCAAAGAGATGAAGGATAAGAGCTTGAATTCTAGTTCTTTTGGCCCTGATTTGTGCACCTATAATAGTCTGATTCGTGTGCTGTGCTTGGTCGGGAAGGTGAAAGATGCTCTCATTGTTTGGGAGGAATTGAAAGGGTCTGGGCATGAGCCTGATGCTTTCACTTACCGAATCCTTATTCAAGGGTGCTCTAAATCATATAGAATGGATGATGCGATGAGGATATTCAATGAGATGCAGTATAATGGATTCTGTCCAGATACCATTGTTTATAATACTCTACTGGATGGGCTATTTAAAGCCAGGAAAGTTATGGAAGCTTGCCAAGTGTTTGAGAAGATGGTTGAGGATGGGGTAAGGGCATCGTGTTGGACTCATAATATTGTGATTTGTGGCTTGTTCAGGAATGGGAGGGCTGCAGCAGGTTACACTCTATTTTGTGACTTGAAAAAGAAGGGGAAGTTTGTGGATGGAATCACGTATAGCATTGTTGTGTTGCAGCTTTGTAGGGAGGGGCAACTTGAGGAAGCACTGCAGTTGGTGGAGGAAATGGAGGCTAGAGGGTTTGTTGTTGATCTTGTTACCATAACATCCCTCTTGATTGGATTCCATAAGCAAGGTAGGTGGGATTGGACAGAGAGGCTCATGAAGCACATTAGGGATGGTAATCTAGTACCAAATGTCCTCAACTGGAAAGCCAACATGGAGGCTTATATGAAAGCCCCACAAAGCCGAAGAAAAGATTATACACCAATGTTCCCATCTGAAGGTAACTTGAGTGAAATCATGAGTTTAATTAGTTCTGCTGACACGGAGATGGATGGCAGCCCTGGTTCAGAAGAGGATGTGGCTCAACATGAGGATCAGTGGTCATCATCCCCATATATGGATCAATTGGCCAGtcaattgaagtccattgatgtTTCTTCTCAACTGCTCTCATTATCCAGAGGCCAACGAGTCCAGGCAAAAGGGATAGACTCATTTGACATTGATATGGTCAATACTTACCTATCAATATTCTTGGCCAAAGGAAAGCTGAGCTTAGCCTGCAAGTTGTTTGAGATATTTAGCAATATGGGTGTCGACCCTGTGATTTACACCTACAATTCCATGATGACTGCATTTGTCAAGAAGGGCTATTTCAATGAGGCATGGGGCGTTTTTCATGAAATGGGAGAGAAGGTCTGCCCACCAGACATAGCAACATACAATGTGATAATTCAAGGCTTGGGGAAGATGGGAAGAGCAGATCTAGCTAGTGCTGTTCTCGATATGCTAATGAAGCAAGGTGGATATCTTGACATTGTGATGTATAATACACTGATTAATGCTCTTGGGAAGGCTGGGCGGATTGATGAAGCAACCAAGCTTTTTGAGCAAATGAGGAGCAGTGGGATAAATCCCGATGTTGTCACTTTTAATACACTTATAGAAATTCATGCCAAGGCAGGTCAACTAAAGGCTGCATACAAGTTCTTAAAATTGATGTTGGATGCTGGATGCTCCCCCAACCATGTTACAGACACAACCCTGGATTTTCTGGGGAAGGAGATTGAGAAGTTGAGGTACAAAAAAGCATCAATCATACGCACTAGTAAAGATGATTCTTCTTGA
- the LOC100243815 gene encoding receptor-like protein EIX2, which translates to MNKGCIEVERKALLEFKNGLIDPSGRLSSWVGADCCKWKGVDCNNQTGHVVKVDLKSGGDFLRLGGGFSRLGGEISDSLLDLKHLNYLDLSFNDFQGIPIPNFMGSFERLRYLNLSNAAFGGMIPPHLGNLSQLRYLDLNGGYVNLNPMRVHNLNWLSGLSSLKYLDLGYVNLSKATTNWMQAVNMLPFLLELHLSNCELSHFPQYSNPFVNLTSASVIDLSYNNFNTTLPGWLFNISTLMDLYLNDATIKGPIPHVNLRCLCNLVTLDLSYNNIGSEGIELVNGLSGCANSSLEELNLGGNQVSGQLPDSLGLFKNLKSLYLWYNNFVGPFPNSIQHLTNLERLDLSVNSISGPIPTWIGNLLRMKRLDLSNNLMNGTIPKSIEQLRELTELNLNWNAWEGVISEIHFSNLTKLTDFSLLVSPKNQSLRFHLRPEWIPPFSLKFIEVYNCYVSLKFPNWLRTQKRLFYVILKNVGISDAIPEWLWKQDFLRLELSRNQLYGTLPNSLSFRQGAMVDLSFNRLGGPLPLRLNVGSLYLGNNLFSGPIPLNIGELSSLEVLDVSGNLLNGSIPSSISKLKDLEVIDLSNNHLSGKIPKNWNDLHRLWTIDLSKNKLSGGIPSWMSSKSSLEQLILGDNNLSGEPFPSLRNCTRLQALDLGNNRFSGEIPKWIGERMPSLEQLRLRGNMLIGDIPEQLCWLSNLHILDLAVNNLSGFIPQCLGNLTALSFVTLLDRNFNDPFNHYSYSEHMELVVKGQYMEFDSILPIVNLIDLSSNNIWGEIPKEITNLSTLGTLNLSRNQLTGKIPEKIGAMQGLETLDLSCNCLSGPIPPSMSSITSLNHLNLSHNRLSGPIPTTNQFSTFNDPSIYEANLGLCGPPLSTNCSTLNDQDHKDEEEDEDEWDMSWFFISMGLGFPVGFWAVCGSLVLKKSWRQAYFRFIDETRDRLYVFTAVNVASLKRKMEANGVHG; encoded by the coding sequence ATGAACAAGGGCTGCATTGAGGTAGAGCGGAAAGCGCTTCTTGAATTCAAAAATGGACTGATAGATCCTTCAGGTAGGCTTTCTTCCTGGGTTGGTGCAGATTGCTGCAAGTGGAAAGGTGTGGATTGCAACAACCAAACAGGGCATGTTGTCAAGGTTGACCTCAAATCTGGTGGTGACTTCTTACGTTTGGGTGGTGGCTTCTCACGTTTGGGTGGTGAGATAAGTGATTCCTTACTTGACTTGAAACATTTAAATTACTTGGACCTAAGTTTTAATGATTTTCAAGGAATTCCAATTCCAAATTTCATGGGCTCATTTGAAAGGTTGAGATACCTTAATCTCTCTAATGCAGCATTTGGTGGAATGATTCCTCCTCATCTTGGAAATTTGTCACAGTTACGTTATCTTGATCTTAATGGAGGGTATGTGAACCTTAATCCAATGAGGGTTCATAATTTGAATTGGCTTTCTGGTCTTTCTTCTTTAAAATACCTTGATCTGGGGTATGTGAACCTTAGTAAAGCAACCACAAATTGGATGCAAGCTGTAAACATGCTTCCATTTTTGTTAGAATTACATTTGTCCAATTGTGAACTCAGTCACTTCCCTCAGTACTCCAATCCGTTTGTTAATTTGACTTCTGCTTCGGTCATTGATCTCTCCTACAACAATTTCAACACTACTTTGCCTGGCTGGTTGTTTAACATCAGTACCCTTATGGATCTTTATTTAAATGATGCTACAATTAAAGGTCCGATTCCCCATGTTAATTTGCGATGCCTTTGCAACTTGGTGACCTTAGATCTCTCATACAATAATATTGGAAGTGAAGGAATTGAATTGGTGAATGGTTTATCAGGATGCGCTAATAGTTCCTTGGAAGAGTTAAACTTGGGCGGTAATCAAGTCAGTGGTCAGTTGCCAGATTCATTAGGGctctttaagaatttaaaatccCTGTACTTGTGGTATAATAATTTTGTTGGTCCCTTCCCCAATTCAATTCAACACCTTACCAACTTAGAGCGTCTTGATCTGAGTGTAAACTCCATCTCAGGTCCAATTCCAACATGGATTGGAAATTTGCTGCGGATGAAGAGACTTGACTTGTCAAACAATCTAATGAATGGGACTATTCCAAAAAGTATCGAACAACTTAGAGAGCTGACTGAGTTGAATCTTAATTGGAATGCTTGGGAAGGGGTAATATCTGAAATTCATTTTAGTAATCTTACTAAACTGACAGACTTCTCATTACTCGTATCACCCAAAAACCAGTCTCTCCGTTTTCATTTGAGACCTGAATGGATTCCTCCCTTCAGTCTCAAATTTATCGAGGTTTACAACTGCTATGTATCTCTCAAGTTCCCCAACTGGCTTAGAACTCAAAAGAGACTTTTCTAtgtgattctaaaaaatgtgGGGATTTCAGATGCAATACCCGAATGGCTTTGGAAACAAGATTTTTTGCGGTTAGAACTTTCTAGAAACCAATTGTATGGAACGCTTCCCAACTCATTATCCTTTCGCCAAGGCGCAATGGTGGATTTAAGTTTCAACCGCTTGGGGGGCCCACTCCCACTTCGACTTAATGTGGGATCTTTGTATCTGggaaacaatttattttctggTCCAATTCCATTGAACATCGGGGAATTATCAAGTTTGGAAGTCCTCGATGTTTCTGGTAACTTGTTAAATGGCAGCATTCCTTCATCAATTAGTAAACTAAAGGATTTGGAAGTAATTGATCTCTCAAACAATCATTTATCTGGAAAGATTCCAAAGAATTGGAATGATTTGCACAGGCTTTGGACCATAGATCTATCCAAGAACAAACTGTCTGGTGGGATTCCGAGTTGGATGTCTTCAAAATCTTCACTTGAACAGTTGATATTGGGTGACAACAATCTTTCTGGGGAACCCTTTCCAAGCTTACGAAACTGCACAAGGTTGCAGGCCCTTGATCTTGGAAATAACAGGTTTTCGGGTGAGATACCCAAATGGATTGGAGAAAGAATGCCATCACTGGAGCAGCTGCGTCTACGAGGCAACATGTTGATAGGAGATATTCCTGAGCAATTGTGTTGGCTTTCTAATCTCCACATTTTGGATCTTGCAGTGAACAATTTATCAGGATTCATCCCACAATGCTTAGGCAATTTAACTGCTTTAAGTTTTGTGACCTTATTAGACAGAAATTTTAACGACCCCTTTAATCATTACTCCTATTCGGAGCACATGGAGCTAGTTGTAAAGGGACAATATATGGAATTTGATAGCATACTGCCAATTGTGAATTTGATTGATCTTTCTAGCAATAACATTTGGGGAGAGATCCCAAAAGAGATCACAAATCTCTCGACCCTGGGTACCTTGAATTTGTCCCGAAACCAGTTGACTGGAAAGATACCTGAAAAGATTGGAGCCATGCAAGGGCTAGAAACTCTTGACCTCTCATGCAACTGCCTTTCAGGCCCAATTCCTCCGAGCATGTCTTCTATAACCTCATTGAACCATTTGAACCTATCGCATAACCGCCTGTCAGGACCAATTCCAACAACCAACCAGTTCTCGACATTCAACGATCCATCCATTTATGAGGCGAACCTGGGACTTTGTGGGCCTCCATTGTCAACCAACTGCTCCACTCTAAATGATCAAGATCACAAAGATGAGgaggaagatgaagatgaatgGGACATGTCATGGTTCTTCATAAGCATGGGATTGGGCTTTCCGGTGGGATTTTGGGCTGTATGTGGCAGTTTGGTTCTAAAGAAGTCTTGGAGGCAGGCATATTTCCGGTTCATTGATGAAACCAGAGATAGGCTATATGTCTTCACTGCAGTGAATGTGGCTAGTCTGAAAAGGAAGATGGAAGCAAATGGAGTTCATGGCTAA